A single window of Arcobacter venerupis DNA harbors:
- a CDS encoding HesA/MoeB/ThiF family protein: MNEEFNEYFNRQIKLWGQETQDSLQNKKVAIIGSGGLGCTLGIALGASGIGEFTFVDFDTVGVHNIHRQIGFKVGDDGKYKAEVLKELMESRCPYVKVNACTESFEEFAKKDLTFDLIIDATDNLPTRAAINEYCMKHNQPWIYGSVEEFHGQVCFFEKASYEAVFQINDRKPNGIACPIVMHIGSLQANLALRYLAGLSVKKDVLYYLSFDNEGVINTKKFNLPTA, encoded by the coding sequence ATGAATGAAGAATTTAACGAATATTTCAATAGACAAATAAAACTTTGGGGTCAAGAAACACAAGACTCTCTTCAAAATAAAAAAGTTGCAATAATAGGGAGTGGTGGACTAGGATGTACACTTGGAATTGCTTTGGGAGCTTCTGGAATAGGGGAGTTTACTTTTGTAGATTTTGATACGGTTGGAGTTCATAATATCCATAGACAAATAGGTTTCAAAGTTGGTGATGATGGAAAATACAAAGCAGAAGTTTTAAAAGAACTTATGGAATCAAGATGTCCTTATGTAAAAGTAAATGCTTGTACTGAAAGTTTTGAAGAGTTTGCAAAAAAAGATTTAACTTTTGATTTAATCATAGATGCAACTGATAATCTTCCAACCCGAGCAGCAATAAATGAATATTGTATGAAACACAATCAACCTTGGATTTATGGAAGTGTTGAGGAGTTTCATGGGCAAGTTTGTTTTTTTGAAAAAGCCTCTTATGAAGCAGTTTTTCAAATAAATGATAGAAAACCAAATGGAATTGCTTGTCCTATTGTTATGCATATTGGCTCACTTCAAGCAAATCTAGCACTTAGATATTTAGCTGGTCTTAGTGTAAAAAAAGATGTTTTATATTATCTATCATTTGATAATGAGGGTGTGATTAATACAAAAAAATTTAATCTTCCAACAGCTTAA
- a CDS encoding LysE family translocator, which yields MLSLETIITFFSASLLLALVPGPDNIFVLTQSIFQGKKSGLMIVFGLCTGLIFHTMAVSLGVAVIFQTSVIAFTILKIIGAGYLLYLAWQIFHASSEKIDTKNNKFIDYKKLYYRGIIMNITNPKVSIFFLAFLPQFTNANLGFVPFQMILLGMLFIIATVLVFGSIALLSGTLANVFNKSENSQMILNKLASFVFVALAVKLAMTKQ from the coding sequence ATGCTTTCACTAGAAACGATAATAACTTTCTTCTCGGCTTCACTTTTATTAGCACTTGTGCCTGGCCCTGATAATATTTTTGTTTTAACACAATCAATATTTCAAGGAAAAAAATCAGGATTAATGATAGTTTTTGGTTTATGTACCGGACTTATTTTTCACACTATGGCTGTTAGTTTAGGTGTTGCTGTTATTTTTCAAACTTCTGTGATTGCATTTACTATTTTAAAAATAATTGGCGCTGGTTATCTTCTTTATCTTGCATGGCAAATTTTCCATGCTTCAAGTGAAAAAATTGATACAAAAAATAATAAATTCATTGATTATAAAAAACTTTATTATCGTGGAATTATAATGAATATTACAAATCCAAAAGTATCTATTTTTTTCTTGGCTTTTTTACCACAATTTACAAATGCAAATTTAGGTTTTGTACCTTTTCAGATGATACTTTTAGGAATGCTTTTTATAATTGCAACAGTTTTAGTATTTGGCTCAATTGCACTTCTTTCAGGTACTTTGGCAAATGTTTTTAACAAATCTGAAAATTCTCAAATGATCTTAAATAAGCTGGCTTCATTTGTCTTTGTGGCACTTGCAGTAAAATTAGCAATGACTAAACAATAG
- a CDS encoding polysaccharide deacetylase family protein → MKKYYIFLTLCILALNANSASTNSSDNYEKLKQTVEKKYQNNEPKEWGENVTGVKTKLKTKNKVIALTLDASGRKGGTGYDSHLIAYLEKEQIPATLFLGGKWIDKNMEIVKNLASNPLFQIENHGYEYKPASVNGKSVYGMEGTANISELVDEIELNAKKIEEITHKKTRYYRSGTAHYDEVAVKVANSLRHEVVGFSVLGDAGATYSAKKIEEAFANVKGGEIAVIQFNHPESHTREGIIRVIKKLKEEGYKFVKLSDYSLK, encoded by the coding sequence ATGAAAAAATATTATATTTTTTTAACTCTATGTATTTTAGCTTTAAATGCTAATTCGGCTTCTACTAATTCTAGCGATAATTATGAGAAATTAAAACAAACCGTAGAGAAAAAATACCAAAATAATGAACCTAAAGAATGGGGAGAAAATGTAACAGGAGTAAAAACAAAACTTAAAACAAAAAACAAAGTTATTGCTCTTACTCTTGATGCTTCAGGAAGAAAAGGTGGAACAGGTTATGATAGTCATCTAATTGCTTATTTAGAAAAAGAACAAATACCTGCGACACTATTCCTTGGTGGAAAATGGATTGATAAAAATATGGAAATTGTAAAAAATCTAGCTTCTAATCCACTTTTTCAAATAGAAAATCATGGATATGAATATAAACCAGCATCTGTAAATGGAAAATCAGTTTATGGCATGGAAGGAACTGCAAATATTTCAGAACTTGTTGATGAGATTGAATTAAACGCAAAAAAAATCGAAGAAATAACTCATAAAAAAACAAGATATTACCGTTCAGGAACAGCTCATTATGATGAAGTTGCTGTAAAAGTTGCAAATAGTTTAAGACATGAAGTTGTTGGTTTTTCTGTATTAGGTGATGCGGGTGCAACATATAGCGCTAAAAAAATCGAAGAAGCATTCGCAAATGTAAAAGGTGGCGAAATTGCAGTAATTCAATTTAATCATCCAGAATCTCACACAAGAGAAGGAATTATAAGAGTTATTAAAAAACTAAAAGAAGAAGGCTACAAATTTGTAAAACTATCTGATTATTCTTTGAAATAA
- a CDS encoding type I restriction endonuclease subunit R yields the protein MSRQNEAILENNLIKQLISLKYEKVDIKDDKDLETNLKSQLEKHNKTSISESEFKRILNHLNGGSVFEKAKKLRDKYVLTRDDGTVFYIEFLDSEHWCQNLFQVTNQISINGTYKNRYDVTLLINGFPLVQIELKRRGLELKEAFNQINRYQRHSYGSNSALFHYVQIFIISNGVNTKYYANNKKQSFKQTFFWASKENKNITNLEEFTSFFLERCHISKMICKYIVLAEVDKILMVLRPYQFYAVEAIIEQVNTSKRNGYIWHTTGSGKTLTSFKTAQILMKLPKVDKVVFVVDRKDLDFQTTKEFNSFSDGSVDGTDNTKALVKQFSDDTKLIVTTIQKLNTAINKKQYLEKMEKQKDKHIVFIFDECHRSQFGETHLNINKFFTNNQMIGFTGTPIFPENAMGNKLGKRTTADLFDDRLHRYVITDAINDDNVLKFSVEYIGRYKEKEGSATNIDIEVEDIDREELLQSEDRIEKIVDYIIANHGRKTHSKDFTAMMTVSSVEMLTKYYETFRSKEHNLKIATIFSYSANEDDKDANGLYESDGAHIDEEHINKHSREKLDEYIADYNKIFGTKYSTKDSKTFYNYYNELSKRVKKGEVDLLLVVNMFLTGFDSKRLNTLYVDKSLKYHGLIQAFSRTNRILDERKSQGNIVCFRNIKKATDDAIALFSKEEAKDIILMQPYEEYVIKFNEAFINLIKIAPSVSSVDRLISEDDKLEFIKAFRELMRLKNILEGFSDFKWSDLSMSEQMFEDYKSKYLDMYEKIKSERTQGSEKVSILEDVDFELELIHKDEINVAYILKLLAKYKDSTEDEKQRQRDNISNILTNNPQLRSKKELIEKFINENLYSINEDDIEDEFDKFWEEQKDQAYKELCNEENLDCKEVRKVVDKYIYEQRVPLKDEIVHTLKVKPKLLERQKIIPRVLNKIITFVEKFYDDMGTQSNISSNSEYNAIENELLVADVKPEYT from the coding sequence ATGAGCAGACAAAATGAAGCGATACTTGAAAATAACCTTATTAAACAACTTATTAGTTTAAAGTATGAAAAAGTAGATATAAAAGATGATAAAGATTTAGAAACAAATCTTAAATCACAACTTGAAAAGCATAATAAAACAAGCATAAGTGAAAGTGAATTTAAAAGAATATTAAATCATCTAAATGGTGGAAGTGTATTTGAAAAAGCTAAAAAGTTACGAGATAAGTATGTATTAACTCGTGATGATGGAACTGTATTCTATATTGAATTTTTAGATAGTGAACATTGGTGTCAAAACCTTTTTCAAGTTACAAATCAAATCAGTATAAATGGAACTTACAAAAACAGATACGATGTAACTCTTTTGATAAATGGTTTCCCACTTGTTCAAATTGAACTAAAAAGAAGAGGATTAGAACTCAAAGAAGCTTTTAATCAAATCAATAGATACCAAAGACACTCTTATGGCTCAAATAGTGCATTGTTTCATTATGTTCAAATCTTTATTATTAGCAATGGAGTAAATACAAAATATTATGCCAACAATAAAAAACAAAGTTTTAAACAAACATTTTTTTGGGCAAGTAAAGAGAATAAAAATATCACAAACCTTGAAGAGTTTACCTCTTTCTTTTTAGAGAGATGTCATATCTCTAAGATGATATGTAAATATATTGTTTTAGCTGAAGTTGATAAGATACTTATGGTTTTACGACCTTATCAATTTTACGCGGTTGAAGCTATTATAGAACAAGTAAATACTTCAAAAAGAAATGGCTATATTTGGCATACAACAGGAAGTGGTAAAACTCTAACTTCATTTAAAACAGCACAAATACTTATGAAGTTGCCAAAAGTAGATAAAGTAGTTTTTGTGGTAGATAGAAAAGATTTGGACTTTCAAACAACAAAAGAGTTTAACTCATTTAGTGATGGAAGTGTAGATGGTACTGATAATACAAAAGCTTTAGTAAAACAGTTTAGTGATGATACAAAGTTAATAGTAACAACAATACAAAAATTAAATACTGCAATAAATAAAAAACAATACCTAGAAAAGATGGAAAAACAAAAAGATAAACATATAGTATTTATCTTTGATGAATGCCATAGAAGTCAGTTTGGTGAAACACATCTAAATATCAATAAATTTTTTACAAACAATCAAATGATAGGATTTACAGGAACACCAATATTCCCTGAAAATGCTATGGGAAATAAATTGGGCAAAAGAACCACAGCAGACCTTTTTGATGATAGACTTCATAGATATGTAATAACAGATGCAATCAATGATGACAATGTCTTGAAATTCTCAGTTGAGTATATAGGAAGATATAAAGAAAAAGAGGGAAGTGCTACAAATATTGATATTGAAGTAGAAGATATAGATAGGGAAGAATTACTACAAAGTGAAGATAGAATTGAAAAAATAGTAGATTATATTATCGCTAATCATGGAAGAAAAACTCATAGTAAAGATTTTACTGCAATGATGACGGTAAGCAGTGTTGAAATGCTTACAAAATATTATGAAACATTTAGAAGTAAAGAACACAATTTAAAAATAGCAACAATATTCTCATATAGTGCAAATGAAGATGATAAAGATGCAAATGGTTTGTATGAGTCAGATGGAGCACATATTGATGAAGAGCATATCAATAAACATAGTCGTGAAAAACTTGATGAGTATATAGCTGATTATAATAAGATATTTGGGACAAAATACAGTACAAAAGATAGTAAGACTTTTTATAACTATTACAATGAATTATCAAAAAGAGTAAAAAAAGGTGAAGTGGATTTACTTCTTGTGGTAAATATGTTTTTAACTGGATTTGATAGTAAAAGACTAAATACTTTGTATGTGGATAAAAGCTTAAAATATCATGGACTTATTCAAGCTTTTTCGCGAACAAATAGAATACTTGATGAAAGAAAATCTCAAGGGAATATTGTTTGTTTTAGAAATATCAAAAAAGCTACAGATGATGCAATTGCACTTTTTTCAAAAGAGGAAGCAAAAGATATTATACTAATGCAACCTTATGAAGAGTATGTTATTAAATTTAATGAAGCTTTTATAAATCTTATAAAAATAGCTCCAAGTGTTAGTAGTGTAGATAGATTAATAAGCGAAGATGATAAATTGGAATTTATCAAAGCATTCAGAGAATTGATGAGGTTAAAAAATATCTTAGAGGGATTTAGTGATTTTAAATGGTCTGATTTGTCTATGAGTGAGCAGATGTTTGAAGACTATAAGTCAAAATATCTTGATATGTATGAGAAAATAAAAAGTGAAAGAACTCAAGGAAGTGAAAAAGTATCAATACTTGAAGATGTAGACTTTGAACTTGAACTTATCCATAAAGATGAGATAAATGTAGCATATATTTTAAAACTATTGGCAAAATACAAAGACTCAACAGAAGATGAAAAACAAAGACAACGAGATAATATCTCAAATATTTTGACAAATAATCCACAACTAAGAAGTAAAAAAGAACTTATAGAAAAATTTATCAATGAAAATCTTTATTCAATCAATGAAGATGATATTGAAGATGAATTTGATAAGTTTTGGGAAGAACAAAAAGACCAAGCATATAAAGAGTTGTGTAATGAAGAAAATCTTGATTGCAAAGAAGTGCGAAAAGTTGTAGATAAATATATCTATGAACAAAGAGTTCCTCTAAAAGATGAAATAGTACATACCCTAAAAGTAAAACCAAAACTTTTAGAAAGACAAAAAATCATACCAAGAGTTTTGAATAAAATTATAACTTTTGTAGAAAAATTTTATGATGATATGGGGACACAAAGTAATATCTCATCAAATAGTGAGTATAACGCTATTGAAAATGAACTTTTAGTTGCAGATGTAAAACCCGAATATACCTAA